A genomic region of Deinococcus sp. KSM4-11 contains the following coding sequences:
- a CDS encoding TetR/AcrR family transcriptional regulator: MKVDRLEQEQARRDRIARVAFELFARGGLEATSAQDIARAAFVSRTNLYRYFPSKVHMLLAHFEKAVAESRDDALARLHAGANPQQVWEKVTTRMADLGVRYRHLAGAVGQAVLGTAHVAPEAHGTAPVGPAQSASGQPGAGLRTALTLGALVEPVLLAMQHQGNLRPEANVGMLSALLVDACLLALLHGGHRDQREVQRDWQDRFSLLMYGALAPGAVVASTTPDQE; encoded by the coding sequence GTGAAGGTAGACCGTCTCGAGCAGGAGCAGGCCAGGCGTGACCGCATTGCGCGGGTCGCGTTCGAGCTGTTCGCGCGTGGCGGTCTCGAAGCCACCAGCGCGCAGGACATCGCCCGCGCTGCCTTCGTGAGCCGCACGAACCTGTACCGATACTTTCCCAGCAAGGTGCACATGCTCCTCGCCCATTTCGAGAAGGCCGTCGCGGAGAGCCGGGACGACGCCCTGGCCCGCCTGCACGCGGGCGCGAATCCGCAGCAGGTCTGGGAGAAGGTGACCACGCGCATGGCTGACCTGGGCGTCCGCTACCGCCACCTGGCGGGCGCGGTCGGACAGGCCGTGCTGGGCACTGCCCACGTGGCGCCGGAGGCCCACGGAACAGCGCCGGTCGGCCCGGCCCAGTCGGCGTCCGGCCAGCCGGGAGCGGGCCTGAGAACGGCCCTGACGCTGGGCGCCCTGGTCGAGCCGGTACTGCTGGCCATGCAGCACCAGGGCAACCTTCGACCCGAGGCGAACGTGGGCATGCTCAGCGCCCTGCTGGTCGATGCCTGCCTGCTGGCCCTGCTGCACGGTGGGCACCGCGACCAGCGGGAAGTGCAGCGTGACTGGCAGGATCGCTTCTCGCTGCTGATGTACGGTGCCCTGGCCCCTGGCGCGGTGGTTGCCTCGACCACGCCTGATCAGGAGTAA
- the hpf gene encoding ribosome hibernation-promoting factor, HPF/YfiA family, translating into MHIYKLSGRNVEVTDAMRDYVEDKLTRLDRYHDQITDARVTLTVRDVRDAARRNRVEVQLNVPHGIIRAEEHHSDMYAAIDKASDVLERQLRKFKTRYMKHRHDAVPQPEPGPAEADVNAGYDDVSEFRPEIVRTKRFELRPMSPEDAVAQMEALGHDFYVFVHMKSGHSAVVYRRKDGHFGLIEPSA; encoded by the coding sequence GTGCACATCTACAAGCTGTCCGGCCGGAACGTCGAAGTCACCGATGCAATGCGCGACTACGTGGAGGACAAGCTCACGCGGCTTGACCGGTACCACGACCAGATCACGGACGCGCGGGTCACCCTGACCGTCCGCGATGTCCGCGACGCGGCCCGCCGCAACCGGGTCGAAGTGCAGCTGAACGTGCCCCACGGGATTATCCGCGCGGAGGAACACCACTCCGACATGTACGCCGCCATCGACAAGGCCAGCGACGTGCTCGAACGCCAGCTGCGCAAGTTCAAGACCCGCTACATGAAGCACCGCCATGACGCCGTGCCGCAGCCCGAGCCCGGCCCGGCCGAGGCGGATGTGAACGCCGGCTACGACGATGTCAGCGAGTTCAGGCCTGAGATCGTCCGCACCAAGCGCTTCGAGCTGCGCCCCATGAGCCCGGAGGACGCCGTGGCCCAGATGGAGGCCCTCGGGCATGATTTCTACGTGTTCGTGCACATGAAGTCCGGGCATTCCGCCGTCGTGTACCGCCGCAAGGACGGGCACTTCGGCCTGATCGAACCGAGCGCCTGA
- a CDS encoding butyrate kinase, with amino-acid sequence MIAYVINPGTSGVKLACALIKPSANPSLPGQLRVTLTRDELPLDAPPTAADLPELVRNILELTKDWEAPDVIVGRGGLIGKVSAGTYPVTPELAEYAVQGERSQLPGNLGGPLALAVAQERGVPAYIVDPQSVDELLPEARETGLRGLKRVSQFHALNARVVARHAAHEIGKRLAEARVVVAHLGATTSVTAFEQGRAVDTSGTGPDGGPLGALQSGPLPARMLLALAREHGEERALELLAAGGGFLSLAGSANLKELEARSASDPEVQAAVAAFVHQVCKAVGAQTGALRARPDAIVITGGIAKWEDVVDRIERRLAWIAPILVIPGELELEALAEGAGRVLLGLEAAREWKAPASAGS; translated from the coding sequence GTGATCGCGTACGTGATCAATCCAGGTACCAGCGGCGTGAAACTCGCGTGCGCGCTCATCAAGCCGAGCGCCAATCCCTCGCTGCCCGGCCAGCTGCGCGTGACCCTCACCCGCGATGAATTGCCCCTGGACGCGCCGCCCACCGCGGCGGATCTCCCGGAACTCGTCCGGAACATCCTGGAACTCACCAAGGACTGGGAAGCGCCGGACGTCATTGTCGGCCGGGGGGGCCTGATCGGGAAAGTCAGCGCCGGCACGTACCCGGTCACGCCGGAACTGGCCGAGTACGCCGTGCAGGGCGAGCGCTCGCAGCTGCCCGGCAACCTGGGCGGCCCGCTCGCGCTGGCGGTCGCGCAGGAACGGGGGGTGCCCGCGTATATCGTTGATCCGCAGAGCGTGGATGAACTCCTGCCTGAGGCGCGTGAAACGGGGCTGCGCGGCCTGAAGCGGGTTTCCCAGTTCCACGCCCTGAACGCCCGCGTGGTCGCCCGTCACGCCGCCCACGAGATCGGCAAACGGCTGGCCGAGGCCCGCGTGGTGGTGGCGCACCTGGGAGCGACCACCTCGGTCACCGCGTTCGAGCAGGGTCGCGCCGTCGACACGAGCGGCACCGGCCCGGACGGCGGCCCGCTGGGCGCGCTGCAAAGCGGCCCGCTGCCCGCCCGGATGCTGCTGGCCCTGGCCCGCGAGCACGGAGAGGAACGTGCCCTGGAGCTGCTCGCCGCCGGGGGTGGCTTCCTGTCCCTGGCGGGCAGCGCAAACCTCAAGGAACTTGAAGCGCGGTCTGCCAGTGACCCCGAGGTGCAGGCGGCGGTGGCCGCCTTCGTGCATCAGGTCTGCAAGGCCGTCGGCGCCCAGACCGGAGCGCTCCGGGCCCGCCCGGACGCCATCGTGATTACCGGCGGCATCGCCAAGTGGGAGGACGTGGTCGACCGCATCGAGCGGCGCCTCGCGTGGATCGCGCCGATTCTGGTCATTCCCGGCGAGCTGGAACTCGAAGCCCTTGCGGAGGGCGCCGGCCGGGTGCTGCTCGGCCTCGAGGCCGCCCGCGAGTGGAAGGCGCCCGCGTCCGCCGGGAGCTGA
- a CDS encoding translation factor GTPase family protein — protein MPVRIVSVAAHSGAGKTTLTEALLHRSGATLRLGRVEDGTTASDHTDAERAHGFSISTGVVRLTHRDTEITILDTPGYADFVREIRGAVRAADAALIVVSAVSGVEVGTERVWATADRFSMPRLVVVNKMDRERADFFAVLADIKASLKGSSAAVAVPVGEGTDFTDVVDVLSGRTSGGQAAPDALRTVLREARENLVDTIVETDDDLMNRYLEGEEITEDELRTALLRATHTGTLYPVLPVSATTGVGLDVLSDLLVDGLRSGRERGPVTGLDGQTREPRADAPFSARVWRMSIDPFVGKIAYIRVWSGTLKPGDTVRNTTRGIDLKPAHLYVMNGKDLTEVPALQAGMIGVLTKLSDLHTGDTLADPAQPIEYDPLWLPDPAHTVALHPVTRQDEDKIGVAIARLMEEDPTLHFTREAQTGEQLLSGMGDMHTTIAIEKLAALGVNVTTTPPQIPYRESIHASSEAQGKHKKQSGGHGQYGDCKIRIEPGEGYGFKSAVVGGAIPGKYIPSIEKGVQDAMLRGSLAGYPLQDIHVTVLDGSYHDVDSSDIAFRTAGSLALKNALEGARPGLLEPVMLLKVRAPAQFTGDLIGDLQTRRARVQGMEPEGTVITVTAVVPQSELQTYSADLRSLTGDRGAFSVKPHGYQDVPEHIARKVIEDRKAVLANA, from the coding sequence GTGCCCGTCCGTATTGTGAGTGTCGCCGCGCACAGCGGCGCTGGTAAAACCACGTTGACCGAAGCCCTGCTGCACCGTAGCGGGGCCACTTTGCGTCTGGGCCGTGTGGAGGACGGCACGACCGCCAGCGACCACACCGACGCCGAGCGGGCCCACGGCTTCTCGATCTCGACCGGCGTGGTTCGTCTGACCCACCGCGACACCGAGATCACCATTCTGGATACGCCCGGCTACGCGGACTTCGTGCGGGAGATCCGGGGGGCTGTGCGCGCCGCTGACGCCGCCTTGATCGTCGTTAGCGCCGTGAGCGGCGTGGAGGTCGGCACCGAGCGCGTGTGGGCCACCGCCGACCGCTTCTCCATGCCGCGGCTGGTCGTGGTCAACAAGATGGATCGCGAACGCGCGGACTTCTTCGCGGTGCTAGCCGACATCAAGGCCAGCCTGAAGGGCTCCTCGGCGGCCGTCGCCGTGCCTGTTGGAGAGGGAACGGACTTCACGGACGTCGTGGACGTCTTGAGTGGTCGAACCTCCGGCGGGCAGGCGGCGCCGGACGCCCTGCGAACCGTGCTGCGCGAGGCACGTGAGAACCTCGTGGACACCATCGTCGAGACGGACGACGACCTGATGAACCGCTACCTGGAGGGCGAGGAGATCACGGAGGACGAGCTGCGTACCGCCCTCCTGCGCGCCACCCACACGGGCACCCTCTACCCAGTGCTGCCCGTGAGCGCCACGACCGGGGTGGGTCTGGATGTCCTGAGCGACCTGCTGGTGGATGGCCTGCGCTCGGGGCGGGAACGCGGCCCCGTGACCGGCCTCGACGGACAGACCCGCGAGCCCCGCGCGGACGCGCCCTTCAGCGCCCGCGTGTGGCGCATGAGCATCGACCCCTTCGTGGGAAAGATCGCGTACATCCGCGTGTGGAGCGGCACCCTGAAACCCGGCGACACCGTGCGGAATACCACGCGCGGCATCGACCTGAAACCCGCGCACCTGTACGTCATGAACGGCAAGGATCTGACCGAGGTACCGGCACTCCAGGCGGGCATGATCGGCGTCCTGACCAAACTCTCGGATCTGCACACCGGGGACACCCTCGCCGATCCGGCCCAGCCCATCGAATACGACCCGCTGTGGCTGCCTGACCCGGCCCACACCGTCGCCCTGCATCCCGTCACGCGGCAGGACGAGGACAAGATCGGCGTGGCCATCGCCCGCCTGATGGAGGAGGATCCCACCCTGCACTTCACGCGCGAGGCGCAGACGGGCGAGCAACTCCTGAGCGGCATGGGCGACATGCACACCACCATCGCCATCGAGAAACTCGCTGCGCTGGGCGTGAACGTCACCACCACGCCCCCCCAGATTCCGTACCGCGAGTCCATCCACGCGAGCAGCGAGGCGCAGGGCAAACACAAGAAACAGAGCGGCGGGCACGGCCAGTACGGTGATTGCAAGATCCGCATCGAGCCCGGCGAGGGCTACGGCTTCAAGAGTGCCGTGGTGGGCGGCGCGATTCCCGGCAAGTACATTCCCAGCATCGAGAAGGGCGTGCAGGACGCCATGCTCCGGGGAAGCCTCGCCGGGTACCCCCTGCAGGACATCCACGTGACCGTGCTCGACGGCAGTTACCACGACGTGGACAGCAGCGACATCGCGTTCCGCACCGCTGGCAGCCTTGCCCTGAAGAATGCGCTGGAAGGCGCTCGGCCCGGCCTGCTGGAACCCGTGATGCTCCTGAAAGTCCGCGCGCCCGCCCAGTTCACCGGCGATCTGATCGGCGACCTCCAGACCCGCCGCGCCCGCGTGCAGGGCATGGAACCCGAAGGCACCGTCATCACCGTGACCGCCGTCGTGCCGCAATCGGAACTGCAGACCTACTCCGCCGACCTGAGAAGCCTGACCGGCGACCGGGGCGCCTTCAGCGTCAAACCACACGGATATCAGGACGTGCCCGAGCACATCGCCAGGAAGGTCATCGAGGATCGAAAGGCCGTCCTGGCGAACGCCTAA
- a CDS encoding WD40 repeat domain-containing protein produces the protein MIITLFDRLGEERKKDRQGFPGERPMEFDRVSPDGSGLAIVEADHHLRIVDARTGHTRWHARIQQDAIVTVIWSPDGQLLCSSGEEGWVTLIRASSGAIIWSHHLGEWTQGLAFSPDSEWIAVGSHSEALLILNAATGVEQWHVDLGLAVYATSWSHDGEFIAAAGEYNLLAVVHARDGLVVWQLPTGRNSDVWASVRWHRTAPLLAALRYSGAELVVFNARTEQQVFQARTEDVQMFDVEWLTGRDALRVSLATGGTVEYQLALDTPPQTADVALPSTARLAAQTVITYNAATELLRITRSDNTLLLTRFGEVIHLRSTRLNPAVVQPEDILATTPGAGDQFVWRERELDSGQLRWYPFSAFWTGQAPD, from the coding sequence ATGATCATCACACTCTTCGATCGGCTGGGAGAGGAGCGAAAGAAAGACCGTCAGGGGTTCCCTGGTGAACGACCCATGGAGTTCGACCGCGTCAGCCCTGACGGCTCTGGGCTTGCCATTGTTGAGGCGGATCACCACTTGAGGATTGTTGACGCGCGAACGGGTCACACGCGCTGGCACGCACGCATTCAACAGGACGCGATTGTCACAGTCATTTGGAGCCCGGACGGTCAACTGCTGTGCTCCAGCGGTGAGGAGGGCTGGGTCACGCTGATTCGCGCGTCATCTGGTGCCATCATCTGGTCGCATCACCTTGGCGAGTGGACACAGGGCCTGGCCTTCAGCCCCGACAGCGAGTGGATCGCGGTCGGCTCCCATTCCGAGGCGCTTCTCATCCTCAACGCGGCGACCGGTGTGGAACAGTGGCATGTCGATCTCGGCTTAGCGGTGTACGCAACGTCATGGAGCCATGACGGCGAGTTCATCGCCGCTGCGGGCGAGTACAACCTGCTGGCCGTGGTTCATGCCAGAGACGGCTTAGTGGTCTGGCAACTGCCCACCGGCCGAAATTCCGACGTGTGGGCCAGCGTTCGCTGGCACCGTACAGCGCCACTCCTGGCCGCGCTCAGGTATAGCGGCGCCGAACTGGTGGTTTTCAACGCCCGAACGGAGCAGCAGGTGTTCCAGGCCAGAACAGAGGACGTGCAGATGTTTGATGTCGAGTGGCTGACTGGGCGTGATGCACTCCGCGTCTCCCTGGCCACAGGCGGCACCGTCGAGTATCAGCTCGCACTGGACACTCCGCCTCAGACGGCAGATGTGGCTCTTCCCTCTACGGCCCGGCTGGCCGCCCAGACGGTCATCACGTACAACGCCGCGACGGAACTGCTCAGGATCACCCGGTCGGACAACACCCTGCTGCTGACGCGATTCGGTGAGGTCATCCATCTCCGAAGCACACGCCTCAATCCGGCTGTCGTACAACCAGAGGACATTCTGGCCACCACGCCTGGTGCAGGCGATCAGTTCGTATGGCGCGAACGCGAGCTCGACAGCGGGCAGCTTCGATGGTACCCGTTCAGTGCGTTCTGGACAGGGCAAGCTCCTGACTGA
- a CDS encoding ABC transporter ATP-binding protein, which yields MTRGEGVRSEEERAAEARRGPAGVRRGGPPHMQMGVPGEKASNFGPSARRLLGKLAPYRAQVAVIVLLSVLSVALSALGPRVLGRATDLIFSGFISARLPAGTTKEAALEGLRASGQGRMADLLASMTLTPGQGIDMTALGRVLLLALGLYVIAAGLQWLSGYLLASVIQGTVSRLRTDVAAKLNRLPLPYVDGQPRGELLSRVTNDVDNVGTSLQQTLGQLLVSLLTVVAVIGMMFSLSWLLTLIALVTIPLSMALTGAVAKRSQKLFVRQWKHTGELNGLIEETFTGHGLVKLYGRQQEADASFKVKNDELYGAAFGAQFISGTIMPAMMFLGNLNYVAIAVVGGLRVASGQLSLGDVQAFIQYSRQFTQPLTQVASMANLLQSGVASAERVFQVLDAPEQLPDAVATPAARPTPVARGEIRFEDVSFSYTPDRPLIQHLNLTVQPGQTVAIVGPTGAGKTTLVNLILRFYELSGGRITLDGVDITELPRRELRSRIGMVLQDTWLFAGTIRDNIAYGRTGATDAEILAAAQATYVDRFVHSLPAGYDTVLDDEAGNISAGEKQLITIARAFLANPDLLILDEATSSVDTRTELLVQQAMAALRSDRTSFVIAHRLSTIRDADLILVMQDGQIVEQGSHEELLARHGLYAGLYAAQFSGAADEVTAATKSDHRIPVS from the coding sequence ATGACCCGTGGCGAAGGCGTCCGCAGCGAGGAGGAACGCGCCGCCGAGGCCCGGCGTGGCCCGGCCGGCGTCCGCCGGGGCGGGCCGCCCCACATGCAGATGGGCGTGCCCGGTGAGAAGGCGTCGAACTTCGGCCCGTCCGCGCGCCGCCTGCTGGGCAAGCTCGCGCCCTACCGCGCCCAGGTGGCCGTGATCGTGCTCCTGTCGGTGCTGAGCGTGGCGCTCAGTGCGCTGGGGCCGCGTGTCCTGGGCCGCGCGACCGATCTGATCTTCTCCGGGTTCATCAGCGCCCGTCTGCCCGCCGGCACGACCAAGGAGGCGGCGCTGGAAGGGCTGCGCGCCAGCGGCCAGGGCCGCATGGCCGACCTGCTCGCCTCCATGACCCTCACGCCCGGCCAGGGCATCGACATGACCGCGCTGGGCCGCGTGCTGCTGCTCGCCCTGGGCCTGTACGTGATCGCGGCCGGGCTGCAGTGGCTGTCCGGCTACCTGCTGGCCAGCGTCATCCAGGGCACCGTGTCGCGCCTGCGCACCGACGTGGCTGCGAAGCTCAACCGCCTGCCCCTGCCCTACGTGGACGGCCAGCCGCGCGGGGAACTGCTGAGCCGCGTGACGAACGACGTGGACAACGTGGGCACCAGCCTGCAGCAGACCCTGGGGCAACTGCTGGTGTCGCTGCTGACAGTGGTCGCCGTGATCGGCATGATGTTCAGCCTGTCGTGGCTGCTCACCCTGATCGCGCTGGTCACCATTCCGCTGTCCATGGCCCTGACCGGCGCGGTGGCCAAACGCTCGCAGAAGCTGTTCGTGCGGCAGTGGAAGCACACCGGGGAACTGAACGGCCTGATCGAGGAGACCTTCACCGGGCACGGCCTCGTGAAACTCTACGGCCGCCAGCAGGAGGCCGACGCGTCCTTCAAGGTCAAGAACGACGAACTGTACGGCGCGGCCTTCGGAGCGCAGTTCATCAGCGGCACGATCATGCCCGCCATGATGTTCCTCGGGAACCTCAACTATGTGGCCATCGCCGTGGTCGGCGGCCTGCGGGTCGCGTCCGGGCAGCTCTCGCTGGGCGACGTGCAGGCCTTCATCCAGTACTCGCGGCAGTTCACTCAACCGCTGACGCAGGTGGCCTCCATGGCGAACCTGCTGCAATCCGGCGTGGCCAGCGCCGAGCGGGTCTTCCAGGTGCTGGACGCGCCTGAACAGCTGCCGGACGCGGTGGCCACGCCAGCCGCGCGGCCGACGCCTGTGGCGCGCGGAGAGATCCGCTTCGAGGACGTGAGCTTCTCGTACACTCCGGACCGGCCTCTGATCCAGCACCTGAACCTGACCGTGCAGCCGGGCCAGACGGTCGCCATCGTCGGCCCCACCGGCGCAGGCAAGACGACGCTGGTGAACCTGATCCTGCGCTTCTACGAACTCAGTGGCGGGCGCATCACGCTGGATGGTGTGGACATCACGGAACTGCCCCGGCGGGAACTGCGCTCAAGGATCGGCATGGTCCTGCAGGACACCTGGCTGTTCGCCGGCACCATCCGCGACAACATCGCCTATGGCCGCACCGGTGCCACCGACGCCGAGATCCTCGCCGCCGCGCAGGCCACCTACGTCGACCGCTTCGTGCACTCGTTGCCCGCGGGCTACGACACCGTGCTCGACGACGAGGCTGGAAACATCAGCGCCGGCGAGAAGCAGCTCATCACCATTGCCCGCGCCTTCCTCGCAAACCCCGATCTGCTGATCCTTGACGAGGCCACCTCCTCGGTGGATACCCGCACGGAACTGCTGGTGCAGCAGGCCATGGCCGCCCTGCGAAGCGACCGCACGAGTTTCGTGATCGCGCACCGGCTGAGCACCATCCGCGACGCTGACCTGATCCTGGTCATGCAGGACGGGCAGATCGTCGAACAGGGCTCGCACGAGGAACTGCTCGCCCGCCACGGCCTGTACGCCGGGCTCTACGCCGCCCAGTTCAGCGGCGCGGCCGACGAGGTGACCGCAGCAACGAAGTCTGACCACCGGATTCCCGTGTCATGA